A window of the Lactuca sativa cultivar Salinas chromosome 7, Lsat_Salinas_v11, whole genome shotgun sequence genome harbors these coding sequences:
- the LOC111877780 gene encoding FRIGIDA-like protein 4a: MGSMSTPDPCELTQPPSFDEFQRQASLMTSCTLLWKELTDHFTSLEQNLLKKSDAIKDKIKTLETQTKTSLNSLEERETTIENSVSIAIRKVEEAMKAAAAAVGTSKSEDAEDNPEVDDSEGLLLRLKSFCVKMDSLGFWGFISSRKKEMDVMRATIPIALAECVDPARFVLEAISEVFPVDKRPDCVNDLGWACVLMLESLIPVMIDPILGHSRAFVTPSVKKTAKEIAETWKESLDERGGIENVKAPEVHTFLQHLVTFGIVKDEDFDLYRKLVVGSAWRKQMPKLAVSLGLGDQMPDMIEELISRGQQVDAVHFTHEVGLVERFPPVSLLKAFLKDAKKAATSIMEDPNNSGRAQHLAARKEQSALRVVIKCIEEYKLEAEFPPENLKKRLQQLEKVKIEKKRPAATSPANKRTRACNVGPMPPAKAGRITNTYVSSFPAPPTFVRSPSHNTQYPPPQYSVYGHGNRSQPVNHYAAYSPEAAPHSPAFTYPGTPPMNYPPPPPAAAYGGYGNGMSPAFQHAYYR; encoded by the exons ATGGGTTCCATGTCTACCCCTGATCCCTGCGAGTTAACTCAGCCGCCGAGTTTCGATGAGTTCCAACGCCAGGCTTCGCTCATGACCAGCTGCACTCTCCTCTGGAAAGAACTTACCGATCATTTCACTTCGTTGGAGCAAAATCTCCTCAAGAAATCTGATGCTATCAAGGACAAgatcaaaaccctagaaacccaAACTAAAACCTCCCTCAATTCCCTCGAGGAACGAGAAACCACAATTGAAAATTCCGTCTCCATCGCTATCCGGAAAGTAGAAGAAGCCATGAAAGCCGCAGCAGCTGCAGTCGGAACAAGCAAAAGCGAAGACGCTGAAGATAATCCCGAAGTTGACGATTCCGAGGGTTTGCTGTTGAGGTTGAAGTCCTTCTGTGTGAAGATGGATTCATTAGGATTTTGGGGGTTTATCTCTTCCAGGAAGAAAGAAATGGATGTGATGCGAGCTACAATTCCTATAGCTTTGGCCGAGTGTGTGGATCCTGCTAGGTTCGTATTGGAGGCGATATCGGAGGTTTTTCCGGTGGACAAGAGGCCGGATTGCGTCAATGATTTGGGCTGGGCTTGTGTTTTGATGCTTGAGAGTTTGATTCCGGTGATGATTGATCCGATACTAGGCCATTCACGAGCTTTTGTGACACCGAGTGTGAAGAAAACAGCCAAGGAGATCGCTGAAACGTGGAAGGAGAGTTTGGATGAGCGTGGTGGGATTGAGAATGTGAAAGCACCCGAAGTTCATACATTCTTGCAGCATTTAGTAACTTTCGGGATTGTCAAAGATGAAGATTTCGATTTGTATAGAAAGCTCGTTGTTGGTTCTGCTTGGCGTAAACAGATGCCTAAACTCGCTGTTTCACTTGGCCTCGGTGACCAAATGCCTG ATATGATTGAAGAATTAATTAGCAGAGGACAACAGGTTGATGCTGTGCATTTCACTCATGAAGTTGGCCTTGTTGAGAGGTTTCCCCCTGTTTCTTTGCTAAAAGCTTTTCTCAAGGATGCAAAGAAGGCTGCAACATCTATCATGGAAGATCCCAACAATTCTGGACGTGCCCAG CACCTAGCTGCACGTAAAGAACAGTCTGCACTAAGAGTAGTGATAAAATGCATAGAAGAATACAAACTTGAGGCTGAGTTTCCCCCTGAGAACCTAAAGAAACGGTTACAACAGTTGGAGAAGGTGAAGATAGAGAAAAAGAGGCCAGCCGCCACGAGTCCCGCCAACAAAAGAACCAGAGCCTGCAACGTGGGACCCATGCCGCCAGCAAAAGCAGGGCGTATCACAAACACATATGTATCTTCTTTCCCGGCCCCACCAACATTCGTGAGGTCTCCATCACATAATACCCAATATCCACCACCACAATATTCGGTCTATGGACATGGAAACAGGAGTCAGCCTGTAAATCATTATGCCGCCTATTCGCCGGAAGCCGCCCCACATTCTCCGGCGTTCACGTATCCGGGAACTCCTCCGATGAACTATCCTCCTCCACCTCCGGCAGCTGCTTATGGGGGATATGGGAATGGCATGTCACCAGCTTTCCAGCATGCTTATTATCGTTGA